The stretch of DNA TCGCTTTCATAATACGGTAGTTTGATTTACGACCAGCTTAGAAATAgtcctccttttcgtcttccaGCTGCGTCACGCCTGTCAGTCCGTTAGAGGCAGGGGGCGGTTCCTTTGTAGACAGGCTTCTGAGTGAGTGAGCGGTGTTGGGCGGGATGGGCGAGGCGGGCTGTGGTGGGTCCCATAGCTTGAGGTTGATGATCACGCCgcctgtgggtgtgtgtgggtgtgaggttaagttaggttaggttaggttaggttaggttagtgtgtgtgttttgttaggctgggaatgtgtgtgtgtgtgaaaatatttgtaatctttctttctatttatctatctactgatgaggaaaggtggtggtagtagtagtagtagtagtagtagtagtagtagtagtagtagtagtggtagtagagcaACAATattaggtggtgatggtggtggtggtagtgatattgGGTGGtcagcgagtgtgtgtgtgtgtgtgtgtgtgacagctggtggtgttgagtggtgttaggTGGCAGTTAGgctatagtgatggtggtggtggggggtgtcACGGCCAATACTTTCTCCCTTGTCGTATAATAAGCGAAGTGAAAAGATGAATGGCcttgttttctctgttttcgaaaatatatttgtaagtctctctctctctctctctctctctctctctctctctctctctctctctctctctctctctctctctctctctctctctctctctctctctctctctctctctctctctctctcctctttatcaatctcctctttctcccatgTGTCTCTAATAtctttcttcactattctctctctctctctctctctctctctctctctctctctctctctctctctctctctctctctctctctctctctctctctctctctctctctctctctctccattccttgaAACGTGAAAGGAATATTCGAGGCGagaaatttcttttatttttctcgatATGGAGATgagaatttccttccttccttccttccttccttccttccttccttccttccttccttccttccttccttcctgtcctttctttctttctttctttctttctttctttctttctttccctccctccctccttcctttcttcctccttccttcgttcattcgcgttatccttctccttctccttctctcgtcCTTCATTGTGGCACGTCTTTCTTTCTCCGGAATTATATAtgatcattcctttctttctcctcgactctcatctttcctgtattttattatattttccacatcttcgttctttctttctttcccctcttcattcTGTTCTGTTGTTCCTCGGTTCGTAatttttattttggtatattcttCCTAtgtaatcttttctttattttcttctttttatctttttctatctattctatctatctatctatctctgtttagttttttttttctatgctcctcactttcctttctcgttcttctccatttcttcttttccccagttcatatttcccctttcttttttttccctctcccttaaaCTCTTCCTCTACTTGACCTACTGACCAGGtttacgttgtgtgtgtgtgtgtgtgtgtgtgtgtgtgtgtgtgtgtgtgtgtgtgtgtgtgtgtgtgtgtgtttggtttggagatgaaggcagagaaaaatacttgaagaaaaagaaaaaactctctctctctctctctctctctctctctctctctctctctctctctctctctctctctctctctctctctctctctctgtgtgtgactTTTCATCTTGTAAAttagtgtgtttgtctgtctgtccatgtgacaatttgtgtgtgtatttgttcaCCTGTGTGTAGTaatttcaggtgtgtgtgtgtgtgtgtgtgtgtgtgtgtgtgtgtgtgtgtgtgtgtgtgtgtgtgtgtgtgtgtgtgtgtgtgtgtgtgttaatcaggCCATTACTATGCATACCTgtccttccgtgtgtgtgtgtgtgtgtgtgtgtgtgtgtgtgtgtgtgtgtgtgtgtgtgtgtgtgtgtgtgtgtgtgtgtgtgtgtgtgtgtgtgtgtgtttatcctaattatctttctatatatctgttTTTGTTTAAATTTCTATCTGTCTCTCAAGGGatttggttgagagagagagagagagaggagggagagggaggggttgTTTAATATGCTATCCtgtttccattctctcctccctctccttcatgtttctctcccttcctattccttctttactCTGTTTCTCCTTGCCCTCACCCTGTCTACatatttgtcttcttcttcttcttcttctttctcccttcttttattcgTCACttgttcatttttacttttatcattctcGTCTCTCTAATCCCTGTCTATTATATTCctcagcttccttccttccttccttccttccttcctttccttcctccttccaatcttgctatcttttcaattttcttcttttatcccaCGTGATCTCTTTCAGCCTCTTTTTATCAgtccctcttcctattctctttctcctcctttctttttctagattatcatcatcttttctttcgttccttccggcttcatataatttttccctcacacacacacacacacacacacacacacacacacacacacacacacacacacacacacacacacacagagagagagagacacagagagagagagagagagagagagagagagagataatatgggtagaaaaaatatactgatgataaaatgaaagaaattaacgagaaatgaaaaaaaatggaaaaacccgagacagagagagagagagagagagagagagagagagagagagagagagagagagagacctacctgAGTTCTTGCGCGAGGTCCCAATAGTGTGGAAAGACCTCCGTTGACTGGTACTGTTGCTATACTGACGGAGGGGGTCGTGGCGGCTGCtgtggcggcggcgacggcggcCCCTGCTGGTGGAGGCGGTGACGAAGGAACAGCAGGAGGCAGCCACGGCGCGCCTGAAGTTCTGCCCCGTTACACAATACAGGAGAAAGTTGACAGCGAAGTTGGTGtagaagagaagggtgaaggTCTGCTGCAGGGTGTAGGTCGTAGGGGAGTCGTCACACGCGTTGTCCTTGCcacactgggagagagagagagagagagagagagagagagagagagagagggaggatgttAGTATTCTcgatcattcatctctttcttcctatacTGGAACCCTTgcccccactttctctctctctctctctctctctctctctctctctctctctctctctctctctctctctctctcattgttaaaCTATCTCTAAATCTATAAAGACACCATTTAaggcatccacacacacacgcgcacacacacacacacacagagagagagagagagagagagagagagagagagagagagagagagagagagagagagagagagagatggaaaacaaGGTGTGGACAGGGAATTGAGATGTGtcgagggaaaaggaaatggacaaagagagagagagagagagagagagagagagagagagagagagagagagactaagcaaAGGTGAATAACTGACACCTGAGTCGCGGGCAAttacaagaaaaggagatgtGGTAATAAGGTTTGGCGGGAACCAGAGGAGGGGGGGGGACTGGGAAAGAGGAGACGCTAACTGACTGATTttagtggcgtggtggtggtggtggtggtggtggtggtacagataGGTTAGTGGATAGAATAATGAATTAATGGATGGACGGGTTAATAGATGGACAAATAaatggattgatagataaacGATTAACCGCATTTTTAccattgagttttttttattgacattagcaagggtctgtggaggtcagaagattaatggcctcagtcttcactattttaatccccacatgagtgtctgaagctgtacaaagtcaccaaatgtgaaaacgtgtcatggtactgaagtggttgatGGATAGACAGGTGCATGGATGAAAAGATggatgaaggggttaatagatggatgggtgggtaaATAGAGGGATAGACGGATGGATAGAAGAATAGATAGCTGGATGGATTGATTAAAACACTTAGGGTAGAATcattgaacctaacctaacctaaacaaaacaaaacttaacctaacctaaccatacccatataaataataataataataataataataataataataataataataataaaatgagtaTACtagttaataatgaaaaaaataacgtaaTGCAATAAACTCAATATGACAGTTGAGCTAACTtattaaatcagagagagagagagagagagagagagagagagagagagagagagagagagagagagagagagagagagagagagagagagagagagagagagagagagagatgacattgTGAAAGACGGCGGAAATGtgaagaaggaatataaaagagaggagagaagcgaattgatagagaaagaaaaagtcgcaagggagagagacgaggaggaggaggaggaggaggaggagtaggagtaggagtaggaggaggaggagaagaaaacgaaagaaaaagaagttgaacaagggaggaggaagaagaagatggagggacaaaagagacaaaaataaataagaaaaaaaatggttaagaaggaggaggaggaggaggaggaggaggaggaggaggagaagggaagacaaaTCAAACAAgagacataaaaggaaaaaaaatagctgaACTTTTGACGAACACTAAAACtcaattggagagagagagagagagagagagagagagagagagagagagagagagagagagagaaagaaagaatctaACTCACCGATGACAACCGAAATTCAATATCTGGTGTAGTTTAATTGAGTTAGAAAAccatgtaattctctctctctctctctctctctctctctctctctctctctctctctctctaagacggAGAAACAGTAtacgttcttaatttttttttttttttttttgcggacACGAatgataatcacacacacacacacacacacacacacacacacacacacacacacacacacacacacacacacccctcaaGGGACTGTCATCGAGGAAGAGGGACTAATGAGGCCGTAAATCAGCTGAAAGTACTTAATTAACaacctaaagagagagagagagagagagagagagagagagtttcttttATGTAGTAAcaaaatttcttccttattgaatcttcgttttcttgtaaatttcccttttttttttttctctctttttttactccttttttcctcctcgccatttctcctcccttgttctcctcacctccttcatttaatttttcactTTAATTTCTCCCCGTGTGTCGCTCGTTAGAGGAGATAAGACGGAAAAATcactcattagagagagagagagagagagagagagagagagagagagagagagagacttactatACCTGTCGTGTGTAATTAATTCTCACCAGGCCGCCCTAATGAGAACAATACCTCCCCCTCACTTGCCCTCACCTGTCCGTCCTTCCTCACCTGCCACGGTCACGCCCTCACCctgcccacctcctcctcacccgCCCTGTTCCTCTATAGTTTGTCTCCTGCCTGACAACTCTTCACTGTCTCTcccccttcattcattcatctggtatcctttatcttctctctcattctcatctttttttttttttttttttttttccactgttcgTCCATCTCCCCGTCCATCCTGTCCCCGTTATGTCTTGTTCCATTCACACCCTCGCCTCACTCGTCTTATGGTCTCCCTGCCGCTCATCCCTGTTTCCTTTTTGACGCCCCGCATCTTAgtgtttccttcccatttccataatcttcctcccgcctcctcccgtccttcctCCCTGCTTCCGCCGCTCCTTCTTTCTCCCGCCGACCGCGTTTTAGCCTTTCGCCCTTTTTCCTCCCGTGGCGCCGCTGTCTCCCTGTTTCTCAGCCTCCTCACGGCACTCACCCAGAAGAAGACATAGGCCCTCATGCAGTAGGAGGGCAGGTTGAGGGAGATGAAGACTGTTGAGATGACCAGCAGCATCTTGGTGACCTTGTGCTGGCCGCGGCGAGGGCCAGGCCCCTGTCCCTGTCTGGCCCGCGGCTCAGGCCCCAAGGCGGCGTCCGGCCCGTCACCACAGCCCTGCTGAGTCATAGATGAGCGAAGTCGCTCCACGCGCCACACGCAACGCGCGATCTGCACGTTGAGCGTGACGATGGTGAGCACCGGCAGTAGCAGCGCCAGCACCGTGTCCAGGTGGTTCATGGCGCCCGCCACGCCCAGGTAGGCCGGGCGCACTTGGCACCGAACGCCGCCCGCAGCGCCTTCGTGTGGCACGGgtgccgccaccaccagtagATATGAGTAGAGTGCAAGGGCGGTgaccaccagacacagcaccacCATGCGAGCGCGGCGCACGGTGCACACCGCGTGACGCAGCAGCGGGTAGCACACCGCCACGAACCTCTCCACGGTGAAGGCCACCACCAGCCACACGCTGAGGAAGGTGGTCACGTAGGTGGCGTACACGATGCCTTGGCACCAGCCGGGCCGCCCGTACAGGTCATGCCCCACTAGCGTCAGCCACGACAGCAGTAGCGCCGCCAGGAAGCCCGTGTCCGAGGCGGCCAGCGCCGATAGGTAGCACGAGGAGCTCAGTGCCCGCAGCTTGGGCGAACTGAGCACCAGCACGCTGGCCACATTGCCCGTCACGCCCACTGTCACCAGGGCGGGTGTTACCCACGCCTGCACCACGTCCACGGCCCGCAGCCCCATACCCTCCCCCAGACTGAGGTTGCCCGTCACCTCATCTCTGGTCAGGCTTAGGTtccccaccacttcctccaccacctccaccacctcctctgcctccaTGGCGCCTCAGCACTGTGTCGTGCCTGCCATCGCGCCTCTCACCATAGCATAGAAGCGTGAGGCCTTGCGTGGGGCGCTGCCTGCCCTCCCCCAGCACCGCGAGGCAGAAAAGGGCTGTGAGGCTTGTGGGGAGGAGACGGTCACAGCTGGCGCGGCGATCCGCGTGGCACCAACgcgaacaacagcagcagtagcagcagcagccgctGCCAGtcacgaggggagagagaggcgccGCGCTCTCCTCCGCTCCGAGGCTTGGATACGACTGACTATTTCCTTCGTCCAGAGTCCAGCCCTCactattccctcctccttccctgtccctcactcgcttcctcactcactcctttccaCCTCACATGACAccattttcctcattatcttcctcgtcctcccatattccctccctcacacattcCCTCCCATACTGCCTGACCTGacccctccatttctttcctccttcctcttctccttcgtccATTCCTCCCAATCTCCCAtcgtctttcctccattttttgcttctttcctcctcctcctcctcctcctcctcctcctcctcctcctcctcctcctcctcctcctcctcctcctcctcctcctcctcctcccgccatcAATCATCACTTCTAGTGTGTCAGGGTTGCCaagattttttccttcaatttcagTTCTACCAAGTTCATCAATTgacctctccactcctcctcctccttcttcgtctccgcctccgcctcctttatcttcgtctgtctttttattatctcctgacacacacacacacacacacacacacacacacacacacacacacacacacacacacacacacacacacacacacacacacacacacacacacacacacagatcacgtTGCTACCCTAGGCTTatcttactgagagagagagagagaga from Portunus trituberculatus isolate SZX2019 chromosome 9, ASM1759143v1, whole genome shotgun sequence encodes:
- the LOC123501169 gene encoding growth hormone secretagogue receptor type 1-like, which codes for MEAEEVVEVVEEVVGNLSLTRDEVTGNLSLGEGMGLRAVDVVQAWVTPALVTVGVTGNVASVLVLSSPKLRALSSSCYLSALAASDTGFLAALLLSWLTLVGHDLYGRPGWCQGIVYATYVTTFLSVWLVVAFTVERFVAVCYPLLRHAVCTVRRARMVVLCLVVTALALYSYLLVVAAPVPHEGAAGGVRCQVRPAYLGVAGAMNHLDTVLALLLPVLTIVTLNVQIARCVWRVERLRSSMTQQGCGDGPDAALGPEPRARQGQGPGPRRGQHKVTKMLLVISTVFISLNLPSYCMRAYVFFWCGKDNACDDSPTTYTLQQTFTLLFYTNFAVNFLLYCVTGQNFRRAVAASCCSFVTASTSRGRRRRRHSSRHDPLRQYSNSTSQRRSFHTIGTSRKNSGGVIINLKLWDPPQPASPIPPNTAHSLRSLSTKEPPPASNGLTGVTQLEDEKEDYF